In a single window of the Myxococcales bacterium genome:
- the bioA gene encoding adenosylmethionine--8-amino-7-oxononanoate transaminase: protein MSQRDPDRAADLIARDRASVWHPYAPPVTDPLYAVERADGVHLHLTDGRVLIDGMSSWWSAIHGYRDPHIEAAVQEQLTRLPHVMFGGLTHEPAVRLCERLIALTPEGLERVFLCDSGSVAVEVAIKLAFQYWLSVGKPERNRLLTVRGGYHGDTFATMAICDPVNGMHDFFSGVLPSHYFAERPSCRFDERFEDRHIADLAAKLTAHRDEIAAVILEPIVQGAGGMWFYAPEYLRRLRTLCDANDVLLIFDEIATGFGRTGEMFGADHAGVSPDIMSLGKSLTGGTLTLAATLVTQKLSDAIAAGEPGALMHGPTYMGNPLACAAAHASLDLLERTPWRERVKTIESGLRAGLEPCRGVRGVADVRVLGAIGVVELEEPVDMNAIQPAFVDRGVWVRPFGRLVYLMPPFVTKPEQIETLTGAVCAVVLN, encoded by the coding sequence ATGAGCCAGCGCGATCCCGATCGAGCCGCCGACCTCATCGCGCGGGATCGAGCGAGCGTGTGGCACCCCTATGCCCCGCCGGTGACGGACCCGCTCTACGCCGTAGAACGCGCCGATGGCGTTCACCTCCACCTGACCGATGGTCGGGTGCTGATCGACGGCATGTCTTCCTGGTGGTCCGCAATCCACGGTTACCGGGATCCCCACATCGAGGCGGCGGTACAGGAGCAATTGACACGCCTGCCCCATGTCATGTTCGGAGGACTCACCCACGAACCGGCGGTGCGACTCTGCGAACGCCTGATCGCCCTCACTCCCGAGGGCCTCGAACGGGTCTTCCTCTGCGATTCGGGATCGGTTGCGGTCGAGGTCGCAATCAAGCTGGCTTTTCAGTATTGGCTTTCCGTCGGCAAGCCGGAGCGCAACCGCCTGTTGACCGTGCGCGGCGGTTATCACGGCGACACCTTCGCAACGATGGCGATCTGCGACCCGGTAAATGGAATGCACGACTTCTTCAGCGGCGTGCTTCCCTCGCACTACTTTGCCGAGCGGCCGAGTTGTCGCTTTGACGAGCGCTTCGAAGATCGACACATCGCCGATCTCGCGGCAAAGCTCACTGCACACCGCGACGAGATTGCGGCCGTCATTCTCGAACCGATCGTCCAGGGTGCGGGTGGGATGTGGTTCTACGCCCCGGAATACCTGCGGCGGTTGCGGACGCTGTGCGACGCCAACGACGTGCTGTTGATCTTTGACGAAATTGCCACCGGCTTTGGACGCACCGGAGAAATGTTTGGGGCCGACCACGCCGGCGTATCTCCAGACATCATGAGCCTGGGGAAATCACTGACCGGAGGCACCCTGACCCTGGCGGCAACCCTGGTTACGCAAAAATTGTCTGACGCCATCGCCGCGGGTGAACCCGGTGCGCTCATGCACGGCCCCACCTACATGGGTAACCCGCTCGCGTGTGCGGCGGCCCATGCAAGCCTCGACCTGCTCGAGCGAACCCCGTGGCGAGAACGGGTCAAGACCATCGAATCCGGCCTGCGGGCGGGACTCGAACCCTGCCGTGGCGTGCGAGGGGTCGCCGACGTGCGGGTGCTCGGCGCCATTGGCGTGGTGGAACTCGAAGAACCCGTGGACATGAACGCGATACAGCCGGCCTTCGTCGATCGCGGCGTCTGGGTGCGCCCGTTTGGCCGACTCGTCTATCTGATGCCTCCCTTTGTGACCAAACCGGAACAGATCGAGACACTCACTGGCGCGGTCTGCGCTGTCGTTCTCAACTGA
- a CDS encoding aminomethyl transferase family protein — protein MPRPTPFHARTSALNQGNHWEEWAGFESATQFELSFDHEYHAVRNGCGMFDVSPLYKYDVRGPDAHALLNRVVVRDLSKARVGQVFYTVWCDDRGKVVDDGTIMRLGEEHFRMTAAIPTLYWLEDNATGMDVEIEDTSESIAAVALQGPTSRDLIQRLTTTNLDGLRFFRCTDAEIAGFPVVISRAGFTGDLGFEIFTKSENALALWDALMEIGPDYQMRPAGAIALDVARVEAGLILIDLDFVSSTQTLYEVQKTSPYELGLGWMVKLDQSYFVGRDALREEKKRGTTRVTVGLELDVKAIERCYAEFDMPLHVPHEPWKTFYPIYSDAARRNFIGRGSSGVWSSTLKKYVVIARVEAKYEKLGTVIYFEESIEAKSFAIPATVVRMPFFDPPRKKAIIGGSK, from the coding sequence ATGCCGAGACCCACGCCATTTCACGCGCGAACCTCCGCCCTCAACCAGGGCAATCACTGGGAAGAGTGGGCGGGCTTCGAGTCGGCGACGCAGTTCGAACTGAGTTTCGATCACGAATACCACGCCGTTCGAAATGGCTGCGGGATGTTCGACGTTTCGCCTCTCTATAAATACGACGTGCGCGGCCCCGATGCCCACGCCCTGCTCAATCGAGTCGTGGTGCGAGACCTTTCGAAGGCGCGGGTCGGGCAGGTGTTTTACACCGTTTGGTGCGACGATCGCGGCAAGGTCGTCGACGACGGCACGATCATGCGCCTGGGTGAGGAACACTTTCGCATGACCGCGGCGATCCCCACTCTCTATTGGCTGGAAGACAACGCCACGGGAATGGACGTCGAGATCGAAGACACTTCAGAGTCGATTGCTGCAGTGGCGCTTCAAGGTCCTACGTCGCGAGACCTGATTCAGCGCTTGACGACTACCAACCTGGATGGCTTGCGCTTCTTCCGTTGCACCGACGCGGAGATCGCCGGCTTTCCCGTTGTCATCTCGCGCGCGGGATTTACAGGTGACCTCGGCTTCGAGATTTTTACAAAATCCGAAAACGCCCTGGCCCTCTGGGATGCGTTGATGGAAATCGGGCCCGACTATCAGATGCGTCCGGCCGGAGCCATCGCCCTCGATGTTGCGCGAGTGGAGGCGGGCCTGATCTTGATCGATCTCGACTTCGTCTCCTCGACACAAACTCTCTACGAGGTACAGAAGACTTCCCCTTATGAGTTGGGCCTGGGCTGGATGGTCAAACTCGACCAATCGTACTTCGTTGGTCGCGACGCTCTGCGAGAAGAGAAGAAGCGGGGAACGACTCGCGTCACGGTTGGCCTCGAACTCGATGTGAAAGCGATCGAGAGATGCTACGCCGAATTCGACATGCCCCTGCATGTGCCCCACGAACCGTGGAAGACGTTCTATCCAATCTACTCCGACGCGGCTCGCCGGAACTTCATCGGCAGGGGCAGCAGCGGGGTCTGGTCGTCGACCCTGAAGAAATACGTGGTCATCGCAAGAGTCGAAGCGAAGTACGAAAAACTCGGCACCGTCATCTATTTCGAAGAATCCATTGAGGCGAAATCATTCGCGATTCCCGCAACCGTCGTCCGCATGCCCTTCTTCGATCCACCGCGCAAGAAAGCGATCATCGGAGGCTCGAAATGA
- a CDS encoding FAD-binding oxidoreductase: protein MRVSELPNSLWAATAPPDPGDPRLEGQQTADVCVIGGGFTGLSTALHIAESGANVILIEAAEPGFGASGRNGGQVIPGFKLDPDDVVSRFGSERGEKLVEFSGQAPDLVFDLIRRHRIDCHARQGQWIHAVHSNAALAEEEGRVRQWRARGADVEMLDRDETQALIGSNRYVASALDRRGGWVQPLAYARGLARAARAAGANLYAASPATGIVQNSVGWRVTTASGSVDAAQVFLCTNAYTEGLWPRLARSLIPVVSYQVATEPLSDELRQVIMPKGHCGSDTHRILKYFCIDPEGRLVMGGRGRFVANPGPDSFRHIVKSIERFFPQASKVKLQYYWSGRVAVTMGHFPHIFDLGPGLYAGGGYMGRGVAMATAMGGVLARCAGGADVASLPFQPVEPKPIPFHALRRPGIEIAVAWKRILDAWETRGQ, encoded by the coding sequence ATGCGAGTGTCCGAACTGCCGAACTCTCTGTGGGCCGCCACAGCGCCTCCCGATCCCGGTGACCCGCGACTCGAAGGCCAACAAACAGCCGATGTCTGCGTCATTGGCGGCGGCTTTACGGGCTTGTCCACTGCGCTCCACATTGCCGAGTCGGGCGCCAACGTGATCCTGATCGAAGCCGCCGAGCCCGGCTTTGGCGCGTCGGGTCGCAACGGCGGGCAGGTGATCCCCGGCTTCAAACTCGACCCGGATGACGTCGTGAGCCGCTTTGGCAGCGAGCGCGGCGAAAAGCTGGTGGAGTTCTCCGGGCAGGCGCCGGATCTGGTCTTCGATTTGATTCGCCGCCATCGTATCGACTGTCACGCCCGTCAGGGTCAATGGATCCACGCGGTGCACAGCAATGCGGCACTGGCCGAGGAAGAGGGGCGAGTGCGGCAATGGCGCGCGCGGGGCGCCGACGTCGAGATGTTGGATCGGGACGAGACCCAGGCGCTAATCGGTTCGAATCGCTACGTCGCGAGCGCGCTCGATCGTCGCGGTGGATGGGTGCAACCGCTCGCGTACGCGCGCGGGCTCGCGCGTGCAGCGCGTGCTGCGGGCGCCAACTTGTACGCGGCGTCGCCGGCGACGGGCATCGTGCAGAACAGCGTGGGTTGGCGTGTGACGACAGCGTCGGGATCGGTCGATGCCGCGCAGGTCTTCCTCTGCACCAACGCCTACACGGAGGGGTTGTGGCCGCGTCTCGCACGCAGCCTCATTCCCGTCGTGAGCTACCAGGTCGCCACCGAGCCGCTGTCCGACGAACTGAGGCAAGTGATCATGCCCAAAGGGCACTGCGGCTCGGATACCCATCGTATTCTCAAGTACTTCTGCATCGATCCCGAGGGTCGGCTCGTCATGGGAGGCCGTGGTCGCTTTGTCGCCAACCCGGGCCCCGACTCATTCCGCCACATCGTCAAATCGATCGAACGCTTCTTTCCCCAGGCTTCCAAGGTCAAGCTTCAGTACTACTGGAGCGGGCGCGTCGCCGTCACCATGGGACACTTTCCGCACATCTTCGATCTCGGTCCCGGTCTCTATGCCGGAGGCGGATATATGGGACGAGGCGTTGCGATGGCGACTGCAATGGGAGGCGTGCTGGCGCGCTGCGCGGGCGGTGCTGACGTTGCAAGTCTTCCCTTTCAACCGGTCGAGCCAAAGCCGATTCCCTTCCACGCGCTGCGAAGACCCGGTATCGAAATTGCGGTGGCGTGGAAGCGGATACTCGATGCGTGGGAGACGCGCGGGCAGTAA
- a CDS encoding carboxymuconolactone decarboxylase family protein: MADSERRQRGIEMLEKVYAGDVVAPPEGFAFTDVMLEQLFAEVWSRDVLSIRDRRLMLFGIIAEKGENMTFGIQAKAALKNGELEPAELRELLLMIAQYSGYPRAAALIGVVEQVIAEVAKENEEKSS; encoded by the coding sequence ATGGCCGATTCAGAGCGGCGACAACGCGGTATCGAGATGCTCGAGAAAGTCTATGCGGGGGACGTCGTCGCACCGCCCGAAGGCTTCGCATTCACCGACGTGATGCTCGAACAATTGTTCGCAGAAGTTTGGTCGCGCGACGTGCTGTCGATCCGCGATCGCCGCTTGATGTTGTTCGGAATCATCGCCGAAAAAGGCGAGAACATGACGTTCGGAATCCAGGCCAAAGCCGCGTTGAAGAACGGCGAGCTCGAACCCGCCGAACTTCGCGAGTTGCTTTTGATGATCGCGCAATACTCTGGCTACCCCCGCGCGGCAGCGCTGATCGGCGTCGTAGAACAGGTGATCGCCGAGGTGGCCAAAGAGAATGAAGAGAAGTCCAGCTAG
- a CDS encoding DUF3445 domain-containing protein — MTQPLPPRNPVWDTVAVPHRLNLGLRALGPDEPWLELDEDLACDLRIKCDLLRDQRDQVFVELPESNAAQTEVLSVVTQSLLEHHPDLYTRSGDTFHVHATGEEFDLAHPARPALEIASRCVQEDLIIMQQKKEGWCLTAAAVCFPTRWDLPSKLGRPMDAIHDVVPGYKEKLDSPSTRFFDGMKKQSAVFRRGNWSLLDDPALFQPSGRLKREPSADLTADNAGEKVWLRVEHQTLQRLPATGAILFSIRVHRTRLDAVAQNPDVADSLIRAIETMNPAMQHYKALESVRGATVEYLTAAASRSTI, encoded by the coding sequence GTGACCCAACCGCTCCCCCCTCGGAATCCCGTCTGGGATACCGTCGCGGTTCCTCATCGCCTCAACCTGGGGCTGCGGGCCCTGGGCCCGGACGAACCGTGGCTCGAACTCGACGAAGACCTCGCGTGCGATCTGCGGATCAAGTGTGATCTGCTGCGCGATCAACGCGATCAGGTATTCGTCGAACTTCCCGAATCCAATGCCGCCCAAACAGAAGTGCTTTCAGTCGTGACGCAGTCGCTGCTCGAGCATCATCCAGACCTCTATACGAGATCTGGAGATACATTTCACGTTCATGCGACCGGCGAAGAATTCGATCTCGCGCATCCCGCGCGGCCAGCCCTCGAGATCGCATCCCGTTGCGTTCAGGAAGACCTGATCATCATGCAACAAAAAAAAGAAGGCTGGTGCCTGACCGCCGCCGCGGTTTGCTTTCCAACCCGATGGGATCTCCCCAGCAAACTCGGGCGCCCAATGGACGCGATCCACGACGTAGTTCCGGGTTATAAGGAGAAGCTCGATTCGCCGTCGACGCGGTTCTTTGACGGTATGAAGAAGCAATCCGCTGTCTTTCGGCGAGGGAACTGGTCGCTACTGGATGACCCGGCGCTGTTCCAACCCAGCGGCAGACTCAAACGCGAGCCCAGCGCAGATCTGACTGCGGACAACGCGGGAGAAAAGGTGTGGTTGCGGGTCGAGCATCAAACCCTGCAGCGGCTTCCCGCGACGGGGGCGATCCTGTTCAGCATTCGCGTTCACCGCACCCGACTCGACGCGGTGGCCCAAAACCCCGATGTGGCCGACTCACTCATTCGAGCGATCGAGACCATGAACCCCGCCATGCAGCACTACAAAGCACTTGAATCCGTCCGCGGGGCTACGGTCGAGTATCTGACAGCCGCTGCTTCTCGATCGACAATCTGA
- a CDS encoding TetR/AcrR family transcriptional regulator, whose product MAKSNPQPKKATNSPAPAGETARQRARKDEILAAAQRILIEEGHHRLTLRNVAEKVGIKLASLQYHFPNKHDLITALMVSVDENYQGLLESLLGVIDSSATDEAAARVIERVFAEYQDERALNLHEQLWALSIRDSAMMDQYLKGYSNIWESTAEVIGRFDPAATEDERRTRAALLIALVDGLETFLSAEQLRRRLPDSIKTSFSELIKTIARG is encoded by the coding sequence ATGGCGAAATCCAATCCACAGCCCAAAAAAGCAACCAATTCCCCGGCCCCGGCCGGCGAAACGGCCCGGCAGCGGGCCCGAAAGGATGAAATTCTCGCAGCGGCCCAGCGCATCTTGATCGAAGAAGGCCATCACCGTCTGACCCTGCGCAATGTCGCCGAAAAGGTCGGCATCAAATTGGCGTCGCTCCAGTATCACTTCCCCAACAAGCATGATCTGATCACGGCCTTGATGGTTTCGGTGGACGAAAACTATCAAGGTCTGTTGGAGTCCCTGCTCGGCGTGATCGATTCGTCTGCGACCGATGAAGCCGCCGCTCGGGTGATCGAACGGGTGTTCGCGGAGTATCAAGACGAACGCGCGCTCAACCTTCACGAGCAGTTGTGGGCGTTGAGCATTCGGGATTCGGCAATGATGGATCAGTACCTGAAGGGGTACTCGAATATCTGGGAATCGACAGCGGAAGTGATTGGACGCTTCGACCCGGCGGCCACTGAGGATGAGCGTCGAACGCGCGCCGCGCTCCTCATCGCACTCGTTGACGGACTCGAGACATTTCTGAGTGCGGAGCAGCTTCGCCGCCGACTGCCCGACTCGATCAAAACGAGCTTCTCGGAACTCATCAAAACCATCGCACGCGGGTAG
- a CDS encoding carotenoid oxygenase family protein, with the protein MSNEMNEMLASISRPHPVETDYAITNIEGEIPRELNGTLYRNGPNQKTAPAAGNRALHFFDGDALIHAFRFDDGNVTCRSRFAQTESFVREQEEGVYCFGGGSVRADKVLESPPPSIQPNTNVVAHSGRLFALVENAPPFEMNPTTLESKGLWNLGGKMLGMATTAHPKIDARTGQMWIHGYQPIEPYIQLYVVERDGSVSQAEAFDAPWPSMMHDFAITENYVIFPLCSVYFDIEVVAAGGGYGDALKGRPDLNMRFGIRGREAGSEVKWFETPSSAYMFHPGNAYEEDGKIFMDACVYEDPQKLLDSLSSLRNAGRPDGFIAHPYLYEFDLASGSCKETKLSDISAEFPRIDDRLVGYKNRWGYAATAEPGDGAEAIFRRITKFDREGGPSVHRPIVEGRWVGEPVFVPRHPDAEEDDGFVLNQIFDAVADRSAIEILDARAIDAEPLARLWLEERVPFGFHGSWLEQRDNQ; encoded by the coding sequence ATGTCGAACGAAATGAACGAAATGCTCGCCTCGATCAGCCGACCCCATCCGGTCGAAACCGACTACGCGATCACGAACATTGAAGGAGAGATCCCACGCGAACTCAACGGGACCCTCTACCGCAATGGACCCAACCAGAAAACCGCCCCCGCGGCGGGAAACCGCGCACTGCATTTTTTCGACGGGGACGCGTTGATACATGCCTTTCGCTTCGATGACGGCAACGTCACCTGCCGCAGTCGTTTCGCACAGACGGAGAGCTTCGTGCGCGAACAGGAAGAAGGAGTTTATTGTTTTGGCGGGGGCAGCGTTCGCGCCGACAAAGTCCTGGAAAGCCCACCACCCTCCATTCAACCCAACACCAACGTCGTAGCGCACTCTGGACGGCTCTTCGCCCTGGTAGAAAACGCGCCGCCCTTCGAAATGAATCCCACCACCCTCGAATCCAAGGGGCTGTGGAACCTCGGCGGCAAGATGCTCGGCATGGCGACCACGGCGCATCCGAAGATCGACGCCCGGACGGGCCAAATGTGGATCCACGGTTATCAACCCATCGAACCCTACATCCAACTCTATGTGGTTGAGCGAGACGGCAGTGTCTCCCAGGCCGAAGCCTTCGACGCCCCCTGGCCCTCGATGATGCACGACTTCGCGATCACCGAGAACTACGTGATCTTCCCGCTCTGTAGCGTGTACTTCGACATCGAGGTCGTCGCCGCTGGGGGAGGCTACGGCGACGCCCTCAAGGGACGCCCCGATCTCAACATGCGGTTCGGAATCCGCGGTCGAGAGGCGGGTAGTGAAGTCAAGTGGTTCGAAACCCCCTCTTCGGCGTACATGTTCCATCCCGGCAACGCCTACGAAGAAGACGGAAAGATCTTCATGGATGCCTGTGTCTACGAAGATCCCCAGAAACTGCTCGACTCGCTCTCTTCACTTCGAAACGCGGGTCGACCCGACGGCTTCATTGCGCATCCCTACCTCTACGAGTTCGATCTCGCATCCGGCAGCTGTAAAGAGACCAAGCTTTCGGACATCTCTGCGGAGTTTCCGCGCATCGACGATCGGCTGGTGGGCTACAAGAACCGCTGGGGCTACGCCGCCACCGCCGAACCCGGGGACGGCGCGGAAGCCATATTTCGCCGGATTACCAAGTTCGACCGCGAAGGAGGCCCGTCGGTCCATCGACCAATCGTCGAGGGGCGGTGGGTTGGCGAACCGGTTTTCGTGCCGCGCCACCCCGATGCGGAGGAAGACGACGGGTTCGTCCTCAACCAGATCTTTGATGCCGTGGCGGATCGCTCTGCGATCGAAATTCTCGACGCCCGGGCGATCGACGCCGAACCGCTGGCGCGCTTGTGGCTCGAAGAGCGCGTGCCCTTCGGCTTCCACGGAAGCTGGCTGGAGCAACGGGACAATCAGTGA
- a CDS encoding NAD(P)/FAD-dependent oxidoreductase gives MSEKYGNQYDAIIVGGGHNGLTCAAYLAKAGRKVLVLEQRHVLGGAAVSEEIYPGFTYTVCSYVISLLRAEVTRELELPKHGLQIRPIDHTFLPMDNGDCFIAYADAAKYREEIKRHSVRDADRAAVFGEIMHKMALAVKPILGYTPPNLSNPSLRDLRTLKDFGQHLHGLGEDTFKQFYKIMTMSCDDFLGEYIETDVVRAMYGLIGVIGTMMGPKSPGTAYVLLHHYMGELDGAYSAWGSQRGGTGGVSEAIASAARSLGAEIHVNAPVAQVIVKHGKAVGVAMENGDEIYANTVVSGCDPKVTFRKLIEEKELPSELVDTIDKFKYRGSSGKVNLALDGLPDFTAMKDKILLRGAVDICPSVDYIERAYDDAKYDGFSKRPAMEISIPSVTDPTMAPPGKHVMSIFCQYVNYDLSKHGNRDQQREAFGNTVIDTLSDYCPNIKDIMLHKQVLTPADMEDTFGLTEGNIFHGELTLDQLFFFRPAAGWSAYRTPVRGYFQCGSGTHPGGGITAGPGRLAAKEILGRDFPF, from the coding sequence ATGAGCGAGAAGTACGGCAATCAGTACGATGCAATCATCGTTGGTGGCGGGCATAACGGTCTCACCTGTGCGGCCTATCTCGCGAAGGCCGGGCGCAAGGTGTTGGTGTTGGAGCAACGCCACGTTCTGGGAGGGGCGGCGGTATCGGAAGAGATCTATCCGGGCTTCACCTACACGGTCTGTTCCTATGTGATCAGCCTCTTGCGCGCCGAAGTCACGCGAGAGCTCGAGCTTCCCAAGCACGGCCTGCAGATTCGGCCCATCGACCACACGTTCCTGCCGATGGACAATGGTGACTGCTTCATCGCCTATGCGGATGCGGCGAAGTACCGCGAAGAGATAAAGCGCCACTCTGTGCGCGACGCGGATCGTGCGGCCGTCTTTGGCGAGATCATGCACAAGATGGCGCTCGCGGTAAAACCCATCCTGGGATACACACCGCCCAACCTGAGCAATCCGAGCCTGCGCGATCTGCGAACCCTGAAGGATTTCGGCCAGCACCTGCACGGCCTGGGCGAAGATACGTTCAAACAGTTCTACAAGATCATGACCATGAGCTGCGACGACTTCCTCGGGGAGTACATCGAAACCGACGTCGTGCGCGCCATGTATGGACTGATCGGCGTGATCGGCACCATGATGGGCCCGAAGTCTCCGGGCACGGCTTACGTGTTGCTACACCACTATATGGGTGAACTCGACGGCGCGTATTCCGCCTGGGGAAGCCAACGCGGAGGTACCGGTGGCGTCAGCGAAGCCATCGCGAGTGCGGCTCGCAGCCTGGGCGCCGAAATCCATGTCAACGCCCCGGTTGCTCAGGTCATCGTCAAGCACGGCAAGGCGGTGGGTGTCGCGATGGAAAACGGCGACGAGATCTACGCCAATACCGTCGTCTCGGGCTGCGACCCGAAGGTGACATTTCGAAAGCTCATCGAGGAAAAGGAGCTGCCCTCCGAACTGGTGGACACGATCGACAAGTTCAAATACCGGGGCTCTTCGGGCAAGGTCAATCTCGCCCTCGATGGCCTGCCGGACTTTACGGCCATGAAAGACAAGATTCTCTTGCGGGGCGCGGTCGATATCTGTCCCAGTGTGGACTACATCGAAAGGGCCTACGACGACGCCAAGTACGATGGTTTTTCGAAGAGACCCGCGATGGAGATTTCCATCCCCAGCGTTACCGACCCGACCATGGCGCCCCCCGGTAAACATGTGATGTCGATCTTCTGTCAATACGTGAACTACGATTTGTCGAAGCACGGCAATCGTGATCAACAGCGCGAAGCCTTCGGGAATACCGTGATCGACACCCTGTCCGACTACTGTCCGAACATCAAGGACATCATGCTCCACAAACAGGTCCTGACGCCTGCGGATATGGAAGACACCTTTGGCCTCACCGAGGGGAACATCTTCCACGGTGAACTGACCCTCGATCAACTCTTCTTCTTCCGTCCCGCAGCGGGGTGGTCCGCCTACCGCACGCCGGTGCGCGGCTATTTCCAGTGCGGTTCCGGAACACATCCCGGAGGCGGAATTACCGCCGGGCCAGGGCGCCTGGCGGCGAAAGAGATCCTGGGCAGAGACTTCCCCTTCTGA
- a CDS encoding aromatic ring-hydroxylating dioxygenase subunit alpha: MTHSRHSIQNSSIDALIANHRLGYTLDQAFYLSPEVFEEEFTHLFSRQWQFTDHISRIPKQGDYFLFKIAGEEIIVVRGEGDVVHAHFNVCRHRGSRVCRESAGHIKRLTCPYHAWSYRLDGSLAHARGMPESVDLSKLSLRSCQVRVFEGLIFINLTPEGQGRVPDFESLTEPLLPWVAQADLRHTKIAHVESFRSPVNWKVALENYFECYHCPSSHPEWCKVQLHALRDAVGTEKAIDTFAERNEIWEAKAKALGHMAGSMSADNVDLPDDESCYNAQISFAERMLVNENTESLYASLTPNGADMPSKLLGTYQADDEGQVDWGLTPSCFLYTSCSVSTVLRITPLGVADTDQQLMWLVHEDAKEGIDYDIESMCWLASATMNQDRQIVEDTQAGIASRAYVPGPYAELESQIPKLQSIYLRALKYGRELRSDA, translated from the coding sequence ATGACTCATTCACGCCATTCCATCCAAAACTCCAGCATCGACGCCCTGATCGCCAACCATCGGCTCGGCTACACCCTCGATCAGGCCTTCTACCTCTCGCCCGAGGTCTTCGAGGAAGAATTCACTCACCTGTTTTCCAGGCAATGGCAGTTTACCGACCATATCAGCCGAATTCCCAAGCAGGGCGATTACTTCCTGTTCAAAATTGCAGGAGAAGAAATCATCGTGGTGCGCGGCGAGGGCGATGTCGTCCACGCGCATTTCAATGTCTGTCGCCATCGCGGTTCGCGGGTGTGCCGGGAATCCGCAGGCCACATCAAGCGCCTGACCTGTCCCTATCACGCCTGGTCGTATCGACTCGACGGCAGTCTCGCCCACGCCCGGGGCATGCCGGAGAGCGTCGACCTGTCGAAGCTTTCGCTGCGCTCCTGCCAGGTTCGCGTGTTCGAAGGACTGATCTTCATCAACCTTACGCCGGAAGGGCAGGGCCGCGTTCCCGATTTTGAATCTCTCACCGAGCCACTGCTCCCATGGGTTGCGCAGGCGGATCTGCGCCACACCAAGATCGCGCACGTCGAGAGTTTCCGTTCGCCCGTCAACTGGAAGGTCGCGCTCGAAAATTACTTCGAGTGCTACCACTGCCCTTCCTCTCATCCGGAGTGGTGCAAGGTTCAACTGCACGCCTTGCGGGATGCCGTTGGAACCGAAAAGGCGATCGATACCTTCGCCGAGAGAAATGAAATCTGGGAAGCGAAGGCCAAAGCACTGGGACACATGGCGGGATCCATGTCCGCTGACAACGTTGATCTCCCGGACGACGAGAGTTGCTACAACGCCCAGATCAGCTTCGCCGAGCGCATGCTGGTCAACGAAAACACGGAAAGTCTCTACGCTTCGCTGACCCCCAACGGAGCGGACATGCCCTCGAAGTTGCTTGGAACCTACCAGGCCGACGACGAGGGTCAGGTCGACTGGGGGCTGACCCCGAGTTGTTTCCTCTACACGAGTTGCTCAGTCTCGACAGTCCTGCGCATCACTCCACTCGGAGTGGCCGACACCGATCAGCAGTTGATGTGGCTCGTTCATGAGGACGCGAAGGAAGGGATCGACTACGACATCGAGAGCATGTGCTGGCTTGCCAGCGCCACGATGAACCAGGACCGGCAGATTGTAGAAGACACCCAGGCGGGCATTGCCTCGCGCGCCTATGTGCCGGGCCCGTATGCGGAACTCGAAAGCCAGATCCCGAAGCTCCAGAGCATCTACCTGCGAGCGCTGAAATATGGACGCGAGCTTCGATCGGACGCGTAA